The window ATCGGGTGGCGCACGACATCGGCGGCGGTGAAGCGGATCGTGCCGAACCCGTCGACCTTTTCAAGCCGGTCGACCGCGTCGGCCAGCCCGCTCATCCGGTCGCCGCCCGGGATGTCGACCTGCCGGGGGTCACCGCACACGACCATGCGGCTGTTCTGACCAAAGCGAGTGAGGAACATCTTCATCTGTTCGCGAGTGGTGTTCTGCGCCTCGTCAAGAATGACGAAGGCGTCGGCCAGCGTACGTCCACGCATGAAGGCGATGGGCGCGATCTCGATCTCGCCGCTGGCGATGCGGCGCTCCACCTGTTCGGGCGGCATACAGTCGTACAGTGCGTCATATAGCGGGCGAAGATAGGGATCGACCTTGTCCTTCATGTCACCGGGAAGGAAGCCCAGCTTCTCGCCCGCCTCAACTGCCGGTCGGCTGAGAATGAGCCGCTGCACGCTGCCGGTAATCAGCTGTGCCACGGCCTGTGCCACGGCGAGGTAGGTCTTGCCCGTACCCGCCGGTCCGAGCGCAAAAATAATCTCGTCCCGCGCAAGCGACGTCATGTATTCGATTTGCCGGTCGCTACGCGGCACGATGGTCTTGCGCCGTGTTCGGATCATGATCGGCGCCTTGGAAGGGCCTGCACCAACGATGCCGTCGAGTGTCGGCTCGTTCGACATCGCCACAAGCGCCTCGATAGCGCCGGCATCCAGGTCCTGTCCCTGGGCAAGTTTGTCGTACATTTTCTGCAATACGTCCCGCGTCCGTGCGACGGCGTCTTCGGGCCCCTCGATCTGGACCTGTTGCCCGCGCGCGGAGATAAATACGCCCAAGCGGTTTTCCACCTGCACCAAATTGGCATCGAACTGGCCGAACAACGGCACCAGCAGCGACTGGTTCTCGAACTCCATTTCCGCCCGTGCCCGGCGCGTTTCGCGCTGCGGGACCGGGGGGCGGGACAGGGTCGGTTCGGAATTCGCGTTGTTCTTACGAGTCATGCAGTCCTTTCAAGCGGTCATGCAAATGTAATGCTCGCGTGGTTACAGGCAATAGAAGAAGTG of the Alteripontixanthobacter maritimus genome contains:
- a CDS encoding PhoH family protein; amino-acid sequence: MTRKNNANSEPTLSRPPVPQRETRRARAEMEFENQSLLVPLFGQFDANLVQVENRLGVFISARGQQVQIEGPEDAVARTRDVLQKMYDKLAQGQDLDAGAIEALVAMSNEPTLDGIVGAGPSKAPIMIRTRRKTIVPRSDRQIEYMTSLARDEIIFALGPAGTGKTYLAVAQAVAQLITGSVQRLILSRPAVEAGEKLGFLPGDMKDKVDPYLRPLYDALYDCMPPEQVERRIASGEIEIAPIAFMRGRTLADAFVILDEAQNTTREQMKMFLTRFGQNSRMVVCGDPRQVDIPGGDRMSGLADAVDRLEKVDGFGTIRFTAADVVRHPIVGRIVEAYEGEDAKP